A section of the Solitalea canadensis DSM 3403 genome encodes:
- a CDS encoding peptidylprolyl isomerase has translation MKKVFYCLLLIAGIVVSNSSFAQKKPTNYYVKLSTDSGSCTIRLYNETPLHRDNFIKLTEKHFYDSLLFHRVIKDFMIQGGDPDSKNAPAGKMLGNGDAGYTVAAEFNDSLFHKKGVLAAARDNNPAKASSGCQFYIVQGKKYTEADLDRIEQTRLQGKKIPLSQREVYKTIGGTPFLDRNYTVYGEVVEGIELVDKIAATKTDGNDRPIQDMRMKVELLSKKETRKLEKKLKKEKEKKK, from the coding sequence ATGAAGAAAGTTTTTTACTGCCTATTATTAATCGCTGGAATCGTTGTTTCCAATTCATCATTTGCACAAAAGAAACCAACCAATTATTACGTTAAATTAAGTACTGACTCGGGCAGTTGTACCATCCGACTTTATAATGAAACACCCTTGCACCGGGACAATTTCATTAAGCTCACCGAAAAACATTTTTACGACAGTTTGTTATTTCACAGAGTGATTAAGGATTTCATGATTCAGGGTGGAGATCCTGATTCAAAAAATGCCCCTGCGGGTAAAATGCTTGGTAATGGAGATGCTGGTTATACAGTTGCGGCAGAATTTAATGACAGTTTATTCCACAAAAAAGGAGTATTAGCTGCAGCACGCGATAATAATCCGGCAAAAGCTTCAAGCGGTTGTCAGTTCTATATTGTACAGGGTAAGAAATATACAGAAGCTGACCTTGATCGGATTGAGCAAACTCGTTTACAGGGCAAAAAAATCCCTTTATCACAGCGTGAGGTCTATAAAACCATTGGGGGAACTCCGTTTCTTGACCGTAATTATACGGTTTACGGTGAAGTGGTTGAAGGCATTGAATTGGTTGATAAGATTGCAGCTACCAAGACGGATGGAAATGATCGTCCGATTCAGGATATGAGGATGAAAGTGGAGTTGCTAAGTAAAAAGGAAACAAGGAAATTAGAGAAGAAGCTTAAAAAAGAAAAGGAAAAGAAAAAATGA
- a CDS encoding low affinity iron permease family protein: protein MEKRTKRKFSGFFDRFSTKITKVTGSPTAFIVALAVIIVWAVSGPIFNYSDTWQLVINTGTTIITFLMVFVIQQSQNKDTMALQLKLNELIACTKGASNRLIDIEDLTEEDLIVLKRFYIKLSELSKTEGIHATHSIDEAKVKHDAKQRTDKQAGNAERNKV from the coding sequence ATGGAGAAAAGAACTAAAAGAAAATTTTCAGGTTTTTTTGACAGATTTTCTACCAAGATTACGAAAGTAACTGGCAGCCCAACTGCATTTATCGTTGCTCTTGCAGTAATAATTGTTTGGGCTGTTAGCGGTCCAATTTTTAATTATTCTGATACTTGGCAATTGGTCATAAATACAGGAACAACAATTATTACTTTTTTGATGGTTTTTGTAATTCAACAAAGCCAGAACAAAGACACAATGGCCCTCCAATTAAAATTGAATGAACTTATTGCTTGTACCAAAGGAGCTAGCAATCGGTTAATCGATATTGAGGATCTGACAGAAGAAGATTTAATTGTGCTAAAGAGATTTTACATCAAACTTTCCGAACTCTCAAAAACGGAGGGAATACATGCCACTCATTCAATTGATGAGGCTAAGGTTAAACATGACGCCAAGCAAAGGACGGACAAACAGGCCGGAAATGCCGAACGAAATAAAGTTTAA
- a CDS encoding formimidoylglutamase has product MKLQTYSEDYILSLTSVRDNEVKLGERVLTVSSINTFFEDLVNSPARFVLLGLPEDIGVKANFGRTGARSAWTQALKSFLNVQSNDYLSGSETLVLGHIDFADLLEQAEKLNPLFEEQATQLRNLVEEVDKRVIKIVKLIVKAGKLPIIIGGGHNNSYPIIKAVAEGLHEGGSSAEKAINCINLDPHSDFRPLEGRHSGNGFSYAHNEGVLKRYFILGIHQNYQPQEVLSVLKTHPDLGYITFESITLLDKTDFGSAVMDGINFVKDRPAGIEIDMDALTMMPSSAETPSGFLVNNARQYIHRAGCLLDPAYLHIAEGAPSLSGNPEDNRVAKTIAYLITDFMKAIRPPAKSK; this is encoded by the coding sequence ATGAAATTACAAACTTACTCCGAAGACTATATTTTAAGCCTGACTTCTGTACGTGATAATGAAGTAAAACTTGGTGAACGAGTTTTAACCGTTTCATCCATTAATACTTTTTTTGAAGATCTTGTTAATTCTCCAGCTCGTTTTGTTTTGTTGGGTTTACCGGAAGATATTGGAGTGAAGGCTAACTTCGGACGCACAGGTGCAAGATCAGCCTGGACACAAGCATTAAAATCTTTTTTAAATGTACAGAGCAATGACTACTTATCAGGAAGTGAAACTTTAGTTTTAGGTCATATTGATTTCGCTGATTTGCTCGAGCAAGCTGAGAAACTAAATCCATTATTTGAAGAACAAGCCACACAACTCAGAAACTTGGTTGAAGAAGTTGATAAGCGGGTAATTAAAATTGTAAAACTGATTGTTAAAGCAGGAAAGCTGCCCATTATAATTGGTGGTGGTCATAATAACTCTTATCCAATTATTAAGGCTGTTGCAGAAGGTTTACATGAAGGTGGAAGTAGTGCAGAAAAAGCGATCAATTGTATTAACCTTGACCCTCATTCGGATTTCAGACCTCTTGAAGGCCGACACAGTGGCAATGGATTCAGTTATGCTCATAATGAAGGGGTGTTGAAGCGCTATTTTATTCTTGGTATACATCAAAACTATCAACCACAAGAAGTGTTGAGCGTTCTTAAAACGCATCCTGATTTAGGATATATCACTTTTGAAAGTATAACGCTATTAGACAAGACTGATTTCGGTTCGGCAGTAATGGATGGGATTAATTTTGTTAAGGATCGACCCGCCGGTATCGAAATAGATATGGATGCCCTTACGATGATGCCATCAAGTGCTGAAACGCCAAGTGGCTTTTTGGTAAATAATGCCCGACAATATATTCATCGTGCCGGTTGCTTATTAGATCCGGCCTATTTGCATATAGCAGAAGGAGCTCCATCATTAAGTGGAAATCCGGAAGATAACAGGGTAGCAAAAACTATTGCTTATTTGATCACTGATTTCATGAAGGCTATCCGTCCGCCTGCTAAAAGTAAATAA
- a CDS encoding exodeoxyribonuclease III → MRIISYNVNGIRSAISKGWLNWLQATDADVVCLQEIKAHPENIPEEITLLEDMGYKYQYWYPAQKKGYSGVAILSRIQPESVEFGCGHEQYDFEGRVVRADFPNVSVMSVYLPSGSSGEERQGIKFEFMKFFMEYATQTRWKYPKLIISGDYNICHRPIDIHNPKSNANSSGFLPEEREWMEKFINAGFIDTFRHFNQEPHNYTWWSFRANSRAKNLGWRIDYHMATKELEMELKRATILPDARHSDHCPILVEI, encoded by the coding sequence ATGAGAATAATATCCTATAACGTTAATGGCATCCGTTCAGCTATTTCAAAAGGATGGTTAAACTGGCTCCAGGCAACCGATGCAGACGTTGTTTGTTTACAGGAAATAAAGGCTCATCCCGAAAATATACCTGAGGAGATCACTCTGCTTGAAGATATGGGCTACAAATATCAATATTGGTATCCGGCGCAGAAAAAAGGATATAGTGGCGTTGCGATTCTTTCACGTATTCAGCCTGAATCGGTTGAGTTTGGCTGTGGCCATGAGCAATATGATTTCGAGGGGCGTGTGGTGCGTGCTGATTTTCCGAACGTTTCTGTCATGAGTGTTTATCTGCCATCAGGATCAAGCGGCGAGGAGCGACAAGGGATAAAATTTGAGTTTATGAAATTTTTTATGGAGTATGCTACACAGACCCGTTGGAAATACCCAAAACTCATTATTTCTGGCGACTATAATATTTGCCATCGACCTATCGATATTCATAACCCAAAATCAAATGCTAATTCCTCAGGTTTCTTACCTGAAGAACGCGAATGGATGGAAAAATTCATCAACGCAGGCTTTATAGACACATTCCGACACTTTAATCAGGAACCTCATAATTATACCTGGTGGAGTTTCAGAGCAAATTCAAGAGCCAAAAACTTAGGGTGGCGTATTGATTATCATATGGCTACCAAAGAACTGGAAATGGAACTAAAACGTGCAACAATATTACCAGATGCAAGACATTCGGATCACTGTCCGATTTTAGTAGAGATTTAG
- the hutI gene encoding imidazolonepropionase has protein sequence MIIINIKQLCGIQSPDKRLLQGKEMTDLPSIENAWLKVTDGKIADFGLMTELDPATFENADEVIDATGKLILPTWCDSHTHLVFAASREEEFLMKIQGKTYEEITAAGGGILNSARKLAHTPEEELYNSAAKRLNELIGLGTGAIEIKSGYGLSYDAELKMLRVIRKLKENFSIPVKATFLGAHAFPAEYKQDHKGYIDLLITKLLPQIADEGLADYIDAFCEQNYFSIEETEQIIDAGAKYGLKAKIHANQFTNTGAVQACVRKGALSVDHLEVTDDAVIESLKGSETIATLLPSCSLFINIPFANARGMIDAGLGVALASDFNPGTTPSGNMNLVVALACMRMKMLPAEAINAATLNGAYAMDLSSSYGSISKGKQANFMLTKEIPSVTFMPYSFGSNHIDTIFINGKKY, from the coding sequence ATGATCATCATTAATATAAAACAACTTTGCGGCATTCAATCTCCAGATAAACGCTTGTTACAGGGGAAAGAAATGACTGACTTACCCTCCATTGAAAATGCTTGGTTAAAAGTAACCGATGGAAAAATCGCAGATTTTGGTTTAATGACCGAACTAGACCCTGCAACCTTTGAAAATGCTGATGAAGTTATTGATGCCACCGGAAAATTAATTCTTCCAACATGGTGCGACTCACATACTCACCTGGTATTTGCCGCCTCAAGAGAGGAAGAGTTTCTGATGAAAATTCAAGGCAAAACCTATGAGGAAATAACAGCGGCAGGTGGAGGAATCTTAAATTCAGCAAGAAAGCTGGCACATACACCAGAAGAAGAGTTATATAATTCGGCTGCTAAAAGGCTAAATGAATTAATCGGCCTGGGAACGGGAGCCATTGAAATTAAAAGTGGATATGGTTTAAGCTATGACGCAGAGTTAAAGATGCTCCGAGTTATCCGTAAGCTAAAAGAAAACTTTTCTATTCCTGTAAAAGCTACCTTTTTAGGGGCTCATGCTTTTCCTGCAGAATACAAACAAGATCACAAAGGTTATATCGATTTACTAATAACTAAACTTTTACCACAAATAGCTGATGAAGGCTTGGCAGATTATATTGATGCCTTTTGTGAACAAAATTATTTTTCAATAGAAGAGACTGAACAAATAATTGACGCGGGAGCCAAATACGGGTTAAAAGCAAAGATTCATGCTAACCAATTTACGAATACCGGAGCGGTACAGGCTTGTGTCAGAAAAGGTGCTCTTTCTGTAGATCATTTAGAGGTTACCGATGATGCTGTGATCGAATCTTTGAAAGGATCGGAAACAATTGCAACGCTTTTACCCTCATGTTCATTGTTCATTAATATTCCTTTTGCCAATGCACGCGGCATGATAGATGCAGGACTTGGGGTTGCGTTGGCATCTGATTTTAATCCGGGTACCACACCTTCGGGCAACATGAACCTGGTAGTAGCTCTTGCCTGCATGCGAATGAAAATGTTGCCAGCCGAAGCAATAAATGCTGCCACATTGAATGGCGCATACGCAATGGATCTTTCTTCATCTTATGGAAGTATTTCTAAAGGAAAACAAGCTAATTTTATGCTAACCAAAGAGATCCCATCAGTTACTTTTATGCCTTATTCGTTTGGGTCGAACCATATAGATACAATTTTTATCAATGGTAAAAAATATTAA